In one window of Mobula hypostoma chromosome 1, sMobHyp1.1, whole genome shotgun sequence DNA:
- the rpl14 gene encoding 60S ribosomal protein L14 — MRPAWVLVRSGSGNSSSFSSTRGRIAMVYKRYVEIGRVAYIAFGPHAGKLVAIVDVIDQNRALVDGPCSSVRRQAMPFKCMQLTDFKIKIPHSVRHKFVKAAWEKEKINEKWEATRWAKKIEARAKRAKMTDFDRYKVMKAKKMRNRIIKLELSKLKKAASKKA; from the exons ATGCGCCCCGCCTGGGTTTTGGTCAGGAGCGGAAGCGGAAACAGCTCCTCTTTCTCTTCGACTCGCGGGCGAATCGCCATG GTCTACAAGCGGTACGTGGAGATTGGCCGCGTGGCCTACATCGCTTTCGGTCCACACGCCGGCAAGCTAGTAGCGATCGTCGATGTCATCGACCAGAACCGG GCTTTGGTCGATGGTCCTTGCAGTAGTGTAAGGAGGCAGGCTATGCCATTTAAATGCATGCAGCTCACTGACTTCAAGATTAAAATACCACATAG TGTGCGTCACAAGTTTGTTAAAGCTGCTTGGGAAAAAGAGAAAATCAATGAGAAATGGGAAGCAACTCGTTGGGCGAAGAAGATCGAAGCCCGGGCAAAG AGAGCTAAAATGACTGATTTTGACCGCTATAAAGTCATGAAGGCCAAGAAAATG AGGAACAGAATCATCAAGCTAGAATTGTCTAAACTGAAGAAAGCTGCCAGCAAAAAGGCATGA